The Bombus fervidus isolate BK054 chromosome 6, iyBomFerv1, whole genome shotgun sequence genome contains a region encoding:
- the LOC139988134 gene encoding methyltransferase-like protein 25B — protein sequence MAAPTDFRCTCKVCTRIRVTIDQIFCVLDVYGWLLNSYVVDFFQDELWDKLPGSWRFALQDTPPREFGKWLSGDISCTRVWPLTLLALRQVANILQVNRDHKDPKSTLTCEFNKVITNNNNKICKTSRNDTFDKLYSQDQKFSNLFSKHIKKKKRYEIHEIAEVCAGCAYEASCKCIIDIGSGMGHLARILAFQYGLNVTCIEQDCILLQQARKWDQELLTSIRKHIPNFHQKCPQHFTAKLESSSLVESELVNRLKELFQNEFDLSETETEFGLMGLHPCGDLAPILLKFYSSRSEAKFICIVGCCYMKLTIQSETRELKGYPLSQYLLAHKNHLLTYTALEVACHAIEKYCDKLKNGNYEDLIVHTYRAALETILVKKNEKLRHSQFRNVKVSKGMTFEQYCSVATANFDAYLQPQESDINNLEINSLLNRWEQVIIFGSLRMMLAPLVETIVLYDRFLFLSEKRLTPTLKPVFDSRLSPRNLVLMSRKNN from the exons ATGGCCGCACCTACTGACTTTCGGTGCACATGTAAAGTGTGTACCAGAATTCGTGTCACGATTGACCAAATATTTTGCGTTTTAGATGTATACGGATGGCTATTGAACTCTTATGTCGTG GATTTTTTCCAAGACGAGTTATGGGACAAATTACCGGGAAGTTGGAGGTTTGCATTACAAGATACTCCTCCTCGAGAATTCGGTAAATGGTTATCGGGAGACATCTCGTG CACACGTGTATGGCCCTTAACATTGCTTGCACTTCGTCAAGTGGCTAATATTTTGCAAGTAAATAGAGATCACAAAGATCCAAAAAGTACTTTAACTTGTGAATTCAATaaagtaataacaaataacaataacaaaatttgtaaaactaGCAGAAATGATACATTTGACAAGTTGTATTCCCAGGATCAAAAATTTAGTAACCTGTTTTCAAAAcatataaagaagaaaaagagatacGAGATACACGAAATAGCTGAAGTATGTGCAGGCTGTGCCTACGAAGCTAGCTGTAAATGTATCATTGATATTGGATCTGGAATGGGTCATTTAGCTCGTATTCTAGCTTTCCAATATGGATTAAACGTTACTTGCATCGAACAagattgtatactattgcaaCAAGCTAG GAAATGGGATCAAGAATTATTGACGTCCATAAGAAAACACATACCTAATTTCCATCAAAAGTGTCCTCAACATTTTACAGCTAAATTAGAATCTTCGAGTTTAGTAGAATCAGAGTTAGTTAATCGATTAAAAGAATTGTTTCAGAATGAATTTGATTTAAGCGAAACAGAAACTGAATTTGGTCTTATGGGACTTCATCCTTGTGGTGATCTAGCTCCTATATTATTGAAGTTTTACTCGTCTAGAAGCGAAGccaaatttatttgtatcgtAGGATGTTGCTATATGAAACTAACGATACA ATCAGAGACAAGAGAATTAAAGGGTTATCCGCTTAGCCAGTATCTGTTAGCACATAAAAATCATTTGTTAACTTATACCGCATTAGAAGTAGCTTGCCAcgctattgaaaaatattgtgacaaattaaagaatggaAATTATGAAGATTTAATA gtACACACTTATAGAGCAGCTTTAGAAActattttagtaaaaaaaaatgaaaaattacgtcatagtcAATTCAGGAATGTTAAAGTATCGAAAGGAATGACATTTGAACA GTATTGTAGCGTAGCTACTGCAAATTTTGACGCTTATTTGCAGCCGCAAGAAtctgatattaataatttagaaataaatagtCTGTTAAATCGATGGGAACAAGTTATAATATTTGGATCGCTTCGAATGATGTTGGCGCCATTAGTGGAAACTATAGTGCTGTATGACAGATTTCTATTTCTGTCCGAAAAACGTTTGACACCAACGCTAAAACCGGTGTTCGATAGTAGATTGTCACCTCGAAATTTAGTATTAATGTCTAGGAAAAATAACTAG